Proteins encoded within one genomic window of Actinoplanes octamycinicus:
- the ygfZ gene encoding CAF17-like 4Fe-4S cluster assembly/insertion protein YgfZ, translating to MVEDLDPSSADAGVPAHFGDPMKEQRLLETAVGLVDRSNREVLAVPGDERASWLHTLTTQHLSAISANQGSELLVLSPHGHVEHHAFVTEDGTTAWLDTEPGAGAGLLKYLEMMRFFTRVEPRDATSEIAVLSLIGPAAADLFPELAAPRIGAVPGPKFAAGSVPPEATARYDVRPFEGGLARRVPLGVDLLVPRHAKTSVIEKLGVPRAGLWAYEAIRVAARTPRLGHETDHKTIPAEAEFQATAVHLDKGCYRGQETIARVHHLGRPPRRLVLLHLDGVATDHPPAHGTPVELDGRAVGFVGTAVRHHELGMVALAVVKRNVADDARLTVGESAAAIDS from the coding sequence ATGGTCGAGGATCTCGACCCGAGTTCGGCGGACGCGGGCGTGCCCGCCCATTTCGGTGACCCGATGAAGGAGCAGCGGCTCCTGGAGACCGCGGTCGGCCTGGTCGACCGGTCGAACCGGGAGGTGCTCGCCGTTCCGGGCGACGAGCGCGCGAGCTGGTTGCACACGCTGACCACGCAGCATCTCTCCGCGATCTCGGCGAATCAGGGCAGTGAGCTGCTGGTGCTGTCGCCGCACGGGCATGTGGAACACCACGCGTTCGTCACCGAGGACGGGACGACGGCGTGGCTGGACACCGAGCCGGGTGCGGGCGCCGGTCTGCTGAAGTATCTGGAGATGATGCGGTTCTTCACTCGGGTCGAGCCGCGCGACGCGACGTCCGAGATCGCCGTGTTGTCCCTGATCGGCCCGGCCGCCGCGGACCTCTTCCCGGAGCTCGCGGCACCCCGGATCGGCGCGGTGCCGGGTCCCAAGTTCGCCGCCGGGTCCGTGCCGCCCGAGGCCACGGCGCGCTATGACGTACGACCGTTCGAGGGCGGCCTGGCTCGCCGGGTCCCGCTGGGGGTGGACCTGCTGGTCCCCCGGCACGCGAAGACCTCGGTGATCGAGAAGCTCGGCGTGCCCCGGGCCGGCCTGTGGGCGTACGAGGCGATCCGGGTCGCCGCCCGGACGCCGCGCCTGGGTCACGAGACCGATCACAAGACGATCCCCGCCGAGGCGGAGTTCCAGGCCACCGCGGTGCACCTGGACAAGGGTTGCTACCGGGGGCAGGAGACCATCGCCCGGGTGCACCACCTGGGCCGCCCGCCGCGCCGCCTGGTGCTGCTGCACCTGGACGGGGTGGCCACCGATCACCCGCCGGCGCACGGCACCCCGGTCGAGCTGGACGGGCGGGCGGTCGGGTTCGTCGGGACCGCGGTGCGGCACCACGAGCTGGGGATGGTCGCGCTGGCGGTGGTGAAGCGGAACGTGGCCGACGACGCCCGGCTGACGGTGGGCGAGTCGGCGGCGGCGATCGACAGCTGA
- a CDS encoding Fur family transcriptional regulator: protein MSATSLAAMLRERGLRLTPQRQLILEAVHELGHATPETVHNAVRERVAGVNITTVYRTLELLEELGLVNHTHLSHGSPTYHPAGEDQHVHLVCRSCGSIEEMDPAVLLPVCDRLRDERAFRVDVGHVSLFGVCGKCKESE from the coding sequence GTGTCCGCCACTTCGCTTGCCGCCATGCTCCGCGAGCGCGGCCTGCGGCTCACCCCGCAGCGCCAGCTGATCCTGGAGGCGGTGCACGAGCTCGGTCACGCGACCCCCGAGACGGTGCACAACGCGGTCCGGGAGCGGGTCGCCGGCGTCAACATCACCACCGTCTACCGGACGTTGGAGCTGCTGGAAGAGCTCGGCCTGGTCAACCACACCCATCTCTCGCACGGTTCGCCGACCTACCATCCGGCCGGCGAGGACCAGCATGTGCACCTGGTCTGCCGGTCCTGCGGGTCGATCGAGGAGATGGATCCGGCGGTGCTGCTGCCGGTCTGTGACCGGCTGCGCGACGAGCGCGCCTTCCGGGTCGACGTCGGGCACGTCTCCCTGTTCGGGGTCTGCGGCAAGTGCAAGGAGTCGGAGTGA
- a CDS encoding aminotransferase class IV yields the protein MNEQILVSPADLMGDGVFETLHLRPSGPWLLDQHLDRLARSAALLGLPPPPPVTPPAGQTGVMRIIYTRNLFHVGVTPIPEQVLRERRDGIRVLSAGLGVSAGRQPPWSLSTAKTLSYGTNFAARRWAARHRADDVIWTAIEGQVLEAPTASVVWLAGDELGTVPWEEAGILPGITAAHLLSLAPSVGLRPVQRMITLPELAAADTIWLTSSVRGLAEVVTLDGVNRKRSPWTARFLRLLGF from the coding sequence ATGAACGAGCAGATCCTGGTGTCCCCGGCCGATCTGATGGGCGACGGGGTGTTCGAGACCCTGCACCTGCGCCCGTCCGGCCCCTGGCTGCTCGACCAGCATCTCGACCGGCTGGCAAGGTCCGCCGCGCTGCTCGGCCTGCCCCCGCCGCCCCCGGTCACGCCCCCGGCCGGCCAGACCGGTGTGATGCGGATCATCTACACCCGGAACCTGTTCCACGTCGGCGTCACCCCGATCCCGGAGCAGGTGCTGCGCGAACGCCGGGACGGGATCCGGGTGCTCAGCGCCGGCCTCGGCGTGTCCGCCGGGCGGCAGCCCCCGTGGTCGCTGTCCACCGCCAAGACGCTGTCCTACGGCACCAACTTCGCGGCCCGCCGCTGGGCGGCCCGGCACCGGGCCGACGACGTGATCTGGACCGCGATCGAGGGGCAGGTGCTGGAGGCCCCGACCGCGTCGGTGGTCTGGCTGGCCGGCGACGAGCTGGGCACCGTCCCGTGGGAGGAGGCCGGCATCCTGCCCGGCATCACCGCCGCGCACCTGCTGTCGCTGGCGCCGTCGGTGGGCCTGCGCCCGGTCCAGCGAATGATCACGCTGCCGGAGCTGGCCGCGGCGGACACGATCTGGCTCACGTCATCCGTCCGCGGTCTCGCCGAGGTGGTCACGCTCGACGGGGTGAACAGGAAGCGATCGCCGTGGACGGCCCGGTTCCTGAGGCTGCTCGGCTTCTGA
- a CDS encoding FABP family protein — protein MSGEQDNPLGPPPWLNAPPVDAYPYEDTHDLRVGPDLHPSLLGLLPFVGLWRGRGQGGFPAEEDYNFAQEIRISHDGRDFLRYESRAWLLDDESQPLGQALTESGFWRPVLVDGRPGDEMEATMIRPDGVAELYLGKAATTRLEMGTDAVAYTPSGLHVTGGHRLFGIVDAALLYAHEISIDNSKLTPHMSARLLRIGG, from the coding sequence GTGAGCGGCGAGCAGGACAACCCATTGGGGCCGCCGCCGTGGCTGAACGCCCCGCCGGTCGACGCCTATCCCTACGAGGACACCCACGACCTGCGGGTCGGTCCCGACCTGCACCCGTCGCTGCTCGGGCTGCTGCCGTTCGTCGGCCTGTGGCGCGGGCGGGGCCAGGGCGGATTCCCGGCGGAGGAGGACTACAACTTCGCCCAGGAGATCCGGATCAGCCACGACGGGCGGGACTTCCTGCGCTACGAGTCGCGGGCCTGGCTGCTCGACGACGAGTCGCAGCCGCTCGGGCAGGCGCTCACCGAGTCCGGCTTCTGGCGGCCGGTGCTGGTCGACGGCCGGCCCGGCGACGAGATGGAAGCCACGATGATCCGGCCGGACGGCGTTGCCGAGCTGTACCTCGGCAAGGCGGCGACCACCCGGCTGGAGATGGGGACGGACGCGGTGGCGTACACGCCGTCCGGGCTGCACGTCACCGGCGGGCACCGGCTGTTCGGGATCGTGGACGCGGCGCTGCTCTACGCGCACGAGATCTCGATCGACAACAGCAAGCTGACGCCGCACATGTCGGCGCGGCTGCTCCGGATCGGCGGCTGA
- the mtfM gene encoding small membrane protein MtfM: MVTEIGFVSLLVAGMGALAGGFGYLAMRISRGRW, from the coding sequence ATGGTTACGGAGATCGGGTTCGTGAGCCTGCTGGTCGCCGGGATGGGCGCGCTGGCGGGCGGTTTCGGCTATTTGGCGATGCGTATTTCGAGGGGGCGTTGGTGA
- a CDS encoding DsrE family protein, with amino-acid sequence MLARMARLLVVKATAGADAPERCNQAFNVATTAATAGIDVSLWLTGESTWFALPGRAAEFELPHAAPLPDLIEVLLEAGRITACTQCAARRDIGPADVLPGIRIAGAAVFVEEIMSDGAQALVY; translated from the coding sequence ATGCTGGCCCGTATGGCACGTTTGCTGGTCGTCAAGGCCACCGCCGGCGCCGACGCCCCGGAACGCTGCAACCAGGCGTTCAACGTGGCGACCACGGCCGCGACCGCCGGGATCGACGTGTCGCTCTGGCTGACCGGCGAGTCCACCTGGTTCGCCCTGCCCGGCCGGGCCGCCGAGTTCGAGCTGCCGCACGCCGCGCCGCTGCCCGACCTGATCGAGGTGCTGCTCGAGGCCGGCCGGATCACCGCCTGCACGCAGTGCGCCGCCCGCCGCGACATCGGCCCGGCGGACGTGCTGCCCGGCATCCGGATCGCCGGCGCCGCGGTCTTCGTCGAGGAGATCATGTCGGACGGCGCGCAGGCCCTCGTCTACTGA
- a CDS encoding NUDIX hydrolase has protein sequence MKQIACTFLVGVGGALLLQLRDDKAPYYPDVWGLPGGAIEDGETPGEAAARELWEEAQVRAEGELTLFARQELPAEGRVKHYFFGRTTATQADVVLGEGAAMVFVPGDEVPGRPFTPGTAEMIARFLDSEEYRAAVAGAA, from the coding sequence GTGAAACAGATCGCCTGCACGTTCCTGGTCGGGGTGGGCGGGGCGCTGCTGCTCCAGCTGCGCGACGACAAGGCGCCCTACTACCCGGACGTCTGGGGGCTGCCCGGCGGGGCGATCGAGGACGGCGAGACGCCCGGCGAGGCGGCGGCCCGGGAGCTGTGGGAGGAGGCCCAGGTCCGGGCGGAGGGCGAGCTGACCCTGTTCGCGCGGCAGGAGCTGCCGGCCGAGGGCCGGGTGAAGCACTACTTCTTCGGGCGGACCACGGCCACCCAGGCCGACGTCGTGCTCGGCGAGGGCGCGGCGATGGTGTTCGTGCCGGGGGACGAGGTGCCCGGGCGGCCGTTCACGCCGGGGACGGCGGAGATGATCGCGCGCTTCCTCGACTCCGAGGAGTACCGCGCGGCGGTGGCCGGCGCGGCCTGA